A window from Desulfovibrio sp. Fe33 encodes these proteins:
- the hemB gene encoding porphobilinogen synthase — protein sequence MIPADFHRGRRLRTSLALREMVRENTVTANDLIMPYFVVETEDESFRKEIASMPGQYQLSLKELEKQVASAVALGLKACILFGIPAQKDETGSGAYDDNGIVQQAIRLLKNRWPELIVIADTCLCEYTSHGHCGLVKNEYVQNDPTLNLLARAAVAQAKAGADMIAPSDMMDGRVAAIRAALDEEGLVNVPIMSYAVKYASAFYGPFRDAAESAPQFGDRKTYQMDPPNGREAMREAVADFEEGADILMVKPGLPYLDIVRQVRDNFDTPVAVYQVSGEYSQIKAAALNGWIDEKAVVMESLVAFKRAGADMIITYFTEDVLKVLK from the coding sequence ATGATACCTGCTGATTTCCACCGCGGCCGCCGCCTGAGGACCTCCCTCGCCCTGCGCGAGATGGTCCGCGAAAACACGGTCACCGCCAACGACCTCATCATGCCCTATTTCGTGGTCGAAACCGAAGACGAATCCTTCCGCAAGGAAATCGCCTCCATGCCCGGCCAGTACCAGCTCTCCCTCAAGGAACTGGAAAAACAGGTGGCTTCCGCCGTGGCCCTCGGCCTCAAGGCGTGCATCCTCTTCGGCATCCCGGCCCAAAAGGACGAAACCGGCTCCGGCGCATACGACGACAACGGCATCGTCCAGCAGGCCATCCGGCTTCTCAAGAACCGCTGGCCCGAGCTCATCGTCATCGCCGACACCTGCCTGTGCGAATACACCTCCCACGGCCACTGCGGGTTGGTGAAAAACGAATACGTCCAGAACGATCCGACCCTCAATCTCCTCGCCCGGGCCGCAGTCGCCCAGGCCAAGGCCGGAGCCGACATGATCGCGCCCTCGGACATGATGGACGGCCGCGTGGCCGCCATCCGCGCCGCCCTGGACGAAGAAGGGCTGGTCAACGTCCCGATCATGTCCTACGCGGTCAAATACGCCTCCGCCTTCTACGGTCCCTTCCGCGACGCCGCCGAGTCCGCGCCGCAGTTCGGCGACCGCAAGACCTACCAGATGGACCCGCCCAACGGACGCGAGGCCATGCGTGAAGCCGTGGCCGATTTCGAGGAAGGCGCGGACATCCTCATGGTCAAGCCGGGCCTGCCCTACCTCGATATCGTCCGGCAGGTGCGCGACAATTTCGACACGCCGGTGGCTGTTTACCAGGTCAGCGGCGAATACTCGCAGATCAAGGCCGCCGCCCTCAACGGGTGGATCGACGAAAAGGCCGTGGTCATGGAATCCCTGGTCGCCTTCAAACGCGCCGGAGCGGACATGATCATCACCTACTTCACCGAAGACGTACTCAAGGTATTGAAATAA
- a CDS encoding ATP-binding cassette domain-containing protein — protein MALVSLRDISINFTGTVLLDKVSMQIEPGERVCLRGRNGEGKSTLLSIIEGVTPPDSGSIDYARGSRVAMLPQEVPQELAGTVYDITALGLGDVGAHLAAYHDAARALAEAPEPDQTLVDSLERAQHALEDAGGWPHHQTIEAALSHLKLDGDELFASLSGGTKRRVLLARALVSNPDLLILDEPTNHLDIDSIAWLEDFLLRRNAALLFVTHDRAFLRRLATRIVELDRGRLTSWDCDYETYLQRKDDALAAEAKQNHNFDRKLAEEETWIRQGIKARRTRNMGRVRDLLKMREERKARRERVGSVKMIVQDAERTGKLVIEAKDLCFGYDDTPLISNFSATIMRGDKVGFIGPNGAGKTTLLKILLGELKPQSGSIRHGVNLQVSYFDQLREQLDESRSARYNVAEGNDFVDINGNRVHVMTHLKNFLFTPDRSKVPVGVLSGGERNRLLLARLFTRPFNVLVMDEPTNDLDAETLDLLEELLMDYTGTLLLVSHDREFLNNVVTSTIGFEGNGLVAEYVGGYDDWLRQRPRTVSAPAPATCKAEPEEKPKAAKRKLSYKEKFELGKKRDKLKEMPALIERLETELGELQERMSSAGYYKNSGEMMAQDQQRLEALESDLEIAYETWEELETALEGVELD, from the coding sequence ATGGCCCTGGTCAGTTTACGAGATATTTCCATCAATTTCACGGGGACGGTGCTGCTGGACAAGGTGTCCATGCAGATCGAGCCCGGTGAACGCGTCTGCCTGCGCGGACGCAACGGCGAAGGCAAGTCCACCCTCCTGTCCATCATCGAAGGCGTGACTCCGCCGGATTCCGGCTCGATCGACTACGCGCGCGGCTCCCGTGTAGCCATGCTTCCCCAGGAAGTGCCACAGGAACTGGCGGGCACGGTCTACGACATCACAGCCCTGGGGCTCGGCGATGTCGGCGCGCATCTGGCCGCCTACCACGACGCCGCCCGCGCCCTGGCCGAAGCGCCGGAACCGGATCAAACCCTGGTGGACAGCCTGGAGCGCGCCCAGCACGCCCTGGAAGACGCCGGGGGATGGCCGCATCACCAAACCATCGAAGCGGCGCTTTCCCACCTCAAGCTCGACGGGGACGAGCTGTTCGCCTCCCTGTCCGGCGGAACCAAACGCCGCGTGCTCCTGGCCCGCGCCCTGGTCTCCAACCCGGACCTGCTCATCCTGGACGAGCCCACCAACCACCTGGACATCGACTCCATCGCATGGCTGGAAGATTTCCTCCTGCGGCGAAATGCGGCCCTGCTCTTCGTGACCCACGACCGCGCCTTCCTGCGCAGGCTGGCCACCCGTATAGTGGAGCTCGACCGAGGACGGCTGACCAGTTGGGACTGCGACTACGAAACCTATCTGCAACGCAAGGATGACGCCCTGGCGGCCGAGGCCAAGCAGAACCACAACTTCGACCGCAAGCTGGCCGAAGAGGAAACCTGGATCAGGCAGGGTATCAAGGCCCGCCGCACCAGGAACATGGGCCGGGTGCGGGACCTGCTGAAGATGCGCGAGGAGCGCAAGGCCCGGCGGGAGCGCGTGGGCTCGGTCAAGATGATCGTCCAGGACGCTGAACGCACCGGCAAGCTCGTCATCGAGGCCAAGGACCTGTGCTTCGGTTACGACGACACGCCGCTCATCTCGAATTTCTCCGCCACGATCATGCGCGGCGACAAAGTCGGCTTCATCGGGCCGAACGGCGCGGGCAAGACCACCCTGCTCAAAATCCTTCTCGGTGAGCTGAAACCGCAATCCGGCTCGATCCGCCACGGAGTAAATCTCCAGGTCAGCTACTTCGACCAGCTCCGGGAACAGCTCGACGAGTCCCGCTCGGCCCGCTACAACGTGGCCGAAGGTAACGACTTCGTGGACATCAACGGCAACCGCGTCCACGTCATGACCCATCTCAAGAATTTCCTGTTCACCCCGGACCGGTCCAAGGTTCCGGTGGGCGTGCTCTCCGGCGGGGAGCGCAACCGGCTGCTCCTGGCCCGGTTGTTCACCCGGCCCTTCAACGTCCTTGTCATGGACGAACCCACCAACGACCTGGACGCCGAGACGCTGGACCTCCTGGAAGAGCTGCTCATGGACTATACCGGCACCCTGCTGCTGGTCAGCCATGACCGGGAATTCCTGAACAACGTGGTCACATCGACCATCGGTTTCGAGGGCAACGGCCTGGTCGCGGAGTATGTGGGCGGATATGACGACTGGCTCCGCCAACGGCCCCGGACGGTTTCGGCCCCGGCTCCGGCCACCTGCAAGGCTGAGCCCGAGGAAAAGCCAAAGGCGGCCAAGCGGAAACTGAGCTACAAGGAAAAGTTCGAGCTCGGGAAAAAGCGGGACAAGCTCAAGGAAATGCCCGCCCTCATCGAGAGGCTGGAAACCGAACTCGGCGAATTGCAGGAGCGTATGTCCTCGGCCGGTTACTACAAGAATTCCGGTGAAATGATGGCCCAGGACCAACAACGTCTGGAAGCTCTTGAGTCGGATCTTGAAATCGCCTATGAGACTTGGGAAGAACTCGAAACCGCCCTTGAGGGCGTGGAGCTGGATTGA
- a CDS encoding response regulator, with translation MKVLLVDDEVELVSAMAERLGFRGLEADWTDNGESALEMADANDYDVAVLDMKMPRLSGLELMERMAAKHPGMKFIFLSGHGSESDFKAGCAAGCNYLIKPIQLEDLVALIHKATE, from the coding sequence ATGAAAGTACTTTTGGTAGACGACGAAGTGGAACTGGTTTCCGCCATGGCCGAGCGGCTCGGATTCCGCGGCCTGGAAGCGGACTGGACGGACAACGGCGAATCGGCTCTGGAGATGGCCGACGCCAACGATTACGACGTGGCTGTTCTGGACATGAAAATGCCCAGGTTGAGCGGCCTGGAGCTTATGGAGCGGATGGCCGCGAAACACCCCGGCATGAAGTTCATCTTCCTGTCCGGGCATGGCTCGGAATCGGATTTCAAGGCGGGCTGCGCGGCGGGCTGCAACTATCTCATCAAGCCCATTCAGCTCGAGGATCTCGTCGCCCTGATCCACAAGGCGACGGAGTAA
- the ahbA gene encoding siroheme decarboxylase subunit alpha, translating into MDAYDKQILDIIQSHFPLASRPYEEVGNQVGLTEAEVLERVRAMKQSGLIRRMGANFTSKALGWQSTLCAASVPEEKLDLFVAEVNKHDGVTHNYLRENEFNVWFALIAPDMDAVEAILDSITEATGIKVLNLPADKLFKIKVDFKMDK; encoded by the coding sequence ATGGACGCATACGACAAGCAGATACTCGACATCATCCAGTCCCATTTCCCGCTCGCCTCACGTCCTTACGAGGAAGTAGGCAATCAAGTGGGCCTAACCGAGGCCGAGGTGCTTGAACGCGTCCGGGCCATGAAGCAATCCGGCCTGATTCGGCGCATGGGGGCGAACTTCACCTCCAAGGCGCTGGGCTGGCAGTCCACCCTGTGCGCGGCGAGCGTGCCCGAGGAAAAGCTCGACCTTTTCGTGGCCGAGGTGAACAAGCACGACGGGGTGACGCACAACTACCTCCGCGAGAACGAATTCAATGTCTGGTTCGCGCTGATCGCGCCGGACATGGATGCGGTCGAGGCCATCCTCGATTCCATCACCGAGGCCACGGGCATTAAAGTGCTCAACCTTCCGGCGGACAAGCTGTTCAAGATCAAAGTCGATTTCAAGATGGACAAATAA
- a CDS encoding response regulator produces MAEKVLLIDDEVEFLEALSERMEIRGMDVTTADNADNAVNAIKSGDYDAIVLDLQMPDMNGIEMLKVIKKGNPDMQVILLTGQATLEAGIQAMKLGAMDFMEKPADIDALTDKIKKAQAKKMVIVEKKTEKKVNEILKSKGW; encoded by the coding sequence ATGGCAGAAAAAGTGCTGCTTATCGATGATGAAGTGGAATTCCTCGAAGCTCTGTCCGAGCGGATGGAGATCCGGGGCATGGATGTGACCACGGCCGACAACGCCGACAACGCCGTCAACGCGATCAAGTCGGGCGACTACGACGCCATCGTGTTGGACCTTCAGATGCCGGATATGAATGGGATCGAGATGCTCAAGGTCATCAAGAAGGGCAATCCGGACATGCAGGTCATCCTGCTCACCGGCCAGGCCACTCTTGAGGCGGGCATTCAAGCCATGAAGCTTGGCGCCATGGACTTCATGGAGAAGCCCGCGGATATCGACGCCCTGACCGACAAGATCAAGAAGGCGCAGGCCAAGAAGATGGTCATTGTGGAAAAGAAGACCGAGAAAAAGGTCAACGAGATTCTCAAGTCCAAGGGGTGGTAG
- a CDS encoding OmpA family protein: MKKILLFSMLLIVAACSHVDLSLTDQTKIYTDAPVRKSALQVSVHPRGKQYTPLTAYFHPFVIQQENSDHAALSASFSQIFFNVWTEERLFSTMELASGYGYQGLSSALETARRRGADLLVIGKVPYFYDGTTLDDSAVTLQVDVYAAGSGDLLWTMLQSARIEQKNPDDYIYFVHETRMSDSPFNMMIRSIAKDMAIPLKAWLPDPNANYRYASTPDEVKNGLMPGSAQGAQGEDLPSEQSPATGTAVRPDAGQAAPGAKSETADDGTPRPEVTGLDLNIQFDFDKATVKPESNAVLDALGETLASPGYAGRKIMVGGHTDAAGSVQYNLTLSRKRAEAVKAYLVNKWHVDPNRIEAVGFGKSRPLTSGATPEDQQRNRRVEIRLAD, from the coding sequence ATGAAAAAAATACTTCTTTTCAGCATGTTGCTGATTGTCGCCGCGTGCTCCCACGTGGACTTGTCCCTGACCGACCAGACCAAGATATACACGGACGCGCCTGTCAGGAAATCGGCGCTCCAGGTCTCCGTTCACCCCAGGGGCAAGCAGTACACGCCGCTGACCGCCTACTTCCATCCCTTCGTCATTCAGCAGGAGAACTCGGACCACGCGGCCCTGTCCGCGTCCTTCTCCCAAATATTCTTCAATGTCTGGACAGAGGAACGGCTGTTCTCAACCATGGAGCTTGCTTCCGGCTATGGCTACCAGGGGCTCTCCTCGGCCCTTGAGACGGCCCGTCGACGCGGAGCGGACCTGCTTGTCATCGGCAAGGTCCCCTATTTTTACGACGGAACCACCCTCGACGACTCCGCCGTGACCCTCCAGGTGGACGTCTACGCGGCGGGAAGCGGCGACCTGCTCTGGACCATGCTCCAATCCGCGCGCATCGAGCAGAAAAACCCGGACGACTATATCTATTTCGTACATGAAACCCGCATGAGCGACAGCCCGTTCAACATGATGATCCGCTCCATCGCCAAGGACATGGCCATACCGCTCAAGGCCTGGCTGCCCGATCCGAACGCGAATTACCGCTACGCCTCCACTCCCGATGAGGTCAAAAACGGCCTCATGCCCGGCTCCGCCCAAGGCGCGCAGGGAGAAGACCTTCCGTCCGAGCAGTCCCCGGCGACCGGCACGGCGGTCCGCCCCGATGCGGGACAGGCCGCCCCCGGAGCGAAGTCAGAAACCGCCGACGACGGCACGCCCCGGCCCGAAGTGACGGGCCTGGACCTGAACATCCAGTTCGACTTCGACAAGGCCACGGTCAAGCCGGAGTCCAACGCCGTGCTCGACGCCCTGGGTGAAACGCTGGCATCGCCCGGCTACGCGGGGCGCAAGATCATGGTGGGCGGGCACACCGACGCCGCGGGCTCGGTCCAGTACAACCTGACACTCTCCCGAAAACGGGCCGAAGCCGTCAAGGCGTACCTGGTGAACAAGTGGCATGTAGACCCGAACCGCATCGAAGCTGTGGGATTCGGCAAATCCCGCCCGCTGACCTCCGGCGCGACTCCAGAGGATCAGCAACGAAACCGAAGGGTTGAAATTCGGCTGGCCGATTAG
- a CDS encoding sensor histidine kinase: MSQTPCVTRDGLRFFGRVSASVSHEIKNVFAVINEAAGLIEDFTLMAERGMPIRPERLKSAANSIQGQIRRGDAIVRNMNAFAHSTDEDVRELDLVEGLSLAVALTSRFADMRQIKLSMGDCKPVSMAVCPFDLTRLLHSSFAAAFDSMKPGDSLIVTVSSVEGGASFSLFVPGKDAPLRNDEPFADLARAMGVRVEVNERTGASELRLAAAGAPA, encoded by the coding sequence ATGAGCCAGACCCCCTGCGTGACCCGCGACGGGCTGCGATTTTTCGGACGCGTCAGCGCATCCGTGTCCCATGAGATCAAGAACGTGTTCGCCGTCATCAACGAGGCGGCCGGTCTGATCGAGGATTTCACGCTCATGGCCGAGCGCGGTATGCCCATCCGGCCGGAGCGGCTGAAGAGCGCGGCCAATTCCATTCAGGGACAGATACGGCGCGGCGATGCCATTGTCCGGAACATGAATGCGTTCGCGCACTCCACGGATGAAGACGTTCGTGAACTCGACCTGGTCGAGGGCCTGAGCCTGGCCGTGGCCCTGACCTCCCGTTTTGCCGATATGCGGCAGATCAAGCTGTCCATGGGCGACTGCAAGCCCGTGTCCATGGCTGTGTGCCCCTTTGATCTGACGCGGCTGCTGCACTCCTCCTTCGCGGCGGCCTTTGATTCCATGAAACCGGGCGACTCGCTGATTGTCACCGTCTCGTCCGTCGAGGGCGGCGCATCGTTCTCCCTTTTCGTGCCCGGAAAGGATGCGCCGCTGAGGAATGACGAACCGTTCGCCGACCTGGCCCGCGCCATGGGCGTTCGCGTCGAAGTGAACGAAAGGACCGGGGCCAGCGAATTGCGGCTTGCTGCCGCGGGCGCTCCCGCGTAA
- a CDS encoding GNAT family N-acetyltransferase: MLKALTIRHADMDDLPACHTIEANCFPPAEAAWASSLRNRIEIYPEGFLVAEWEGRVVGQVNAGSTDKDDITDEEFKQLIGHDPDGRNMVIFSLSVLPSFQKRGIAGKLLTNFIEHARDLGKAAIKLLCKEPLIPYYARFGFADDGLSSSTHGGAAWHSMTLVLGD, from the coding sequence ATGCTGAAAGCCCTGACCATCCGCCACGCGGACATGGACGACCTGCCCGCCTGCCACACCATTGAGGCCAACTGCTTCCCGCCCGCCGAAGCCGCCTGGGCCAGCAGCCTGCGCAACCGTATCGAGATCTACCCGGAAGGTTTTCTGGTGGCCGAATGGGAAGGCCGCGTGGTCGGCCAGGTGAATGCCGGTTCCACCGACAAGGACGACATCACGGACGAGGAATTCAAGCAGCTCATCGGACACGATCCGGATGGCCGCAACATGGTTATCTTTTCGCTTTCCGTGCTCCCCAGCTTCCAGAAGCGCGGCATCGCCGGAAAGCTCCTGACCAACTTCATCGAACATGCCCGGGACTTGGGCAAGGCCGCGATCAAGCTGCTCTGCAAGGAGCCGCTCATCCCCTACTACGCCCGCTTCGGCTTCGCTGACGACGGGCTGTCCAGCTCCACCCACGGCGGAGCGGCCTGGCACTCCATGACCTTGGTGCTGGGCGACTGA
- the rpe gene encoding ribulose-phosphate 3-epimerase gives MILSPSMLSSDFANMETELKALEAAGLEWVHLDVMDGMFVPNITFGPPIIKAMRAKSNLFFDCHLMINDPGRYIGDFADAGADLICVHAEACTHLERVCAQIAETGAKPAVALNPHTPPESIRYLLPQLHMVLLMSVNPGFGGQKFIPFCLDKVRDLKALIDEAGADTLIQIDGGVTLENARELTQAGVDVLVSGSAFFKHPPYGERHQAFQDACK, from the coding sequence ATGATTCTTTCCCCCTCCATGCTCTCGTCGGATTTCGCCAACATGGAAACCGAACTGAAAGCCCTGGAAGCAGCCGGCCTCGAATGGGTCCACCTGGACGTCATGGACGGCATGTTCGTGCCCAACATCACCTTCGGTCCGCCGATCATCAAGGCCATGCGCGCCAAGTCGAACCTCTTCTTCGACTGCCACCTGATGATAAACGACCCTGGCCGGTACATCGGCGACTTCGCCGACGCCGGGGCCGACCTGATATGCGTCCACGCGGAGGCGTGCACCCACCTGGAACGGGTCTGCGCCCAGATCGCCGAGACCGGGGCCAAACCCGCCGTGGCCCTCAATCCGCACACTCCGCCCGAAAGCATCCGCTATCTGCTGCCGCAACTCCACATGGTCCTGCTGATGTCCGTGAACCCGGGCTTCGGCGGCCAAAAGTTCATCCCCTTCTGCCTGGACAAGGTTCGCGACCTCAAGGCCCTGATCGACGAGGCCGGGGCAGACACCCTGATCCAGATCGACGGCGGCGTGACCCTGGAAAATGCGCGCGAACTGACCCAGGCCGGCGTGGACGTCCTCGTATCCGGCTCGGCGTTTTTCAAGCACCCGCCCTACGGCGAACGGCACCAGGCGTTTCAGGACGCCTGCAAGTAA
- the ahbC gene encoding 12,18-didecarboxysiroheme deacetylase produces MIGISKLYCGAVEASDALRYNRESGQLPSHLLQFSKDKKPVVVWNMTQRCNLKCVHCYAQAIDPSGHKDPISTDQAKVMIDDLAQFGAPVMLFSGGEPLVREDLVDLAKYATSKGMRAVISTNGTLITKSKARELKEVGLSYVGISIDGNEEVHDKFRGVRGAYKQALKGVENCKAEGLKVGLRFTINKRNAVEIPHLFDLIEQMDIPRICFYHLVYSGRGSELINEDLNHQETRDVVNLIMDRTRALFDKGLPKEVLTVDNHADGPLVYYRLLKEDPERAKEVLELLKWNEGNSSGRGIGCISWDGKVHADQFMRHLTFGNVLERPFSEIWTDPKIELLQKLKDKRPHVGGRCAGCRFLNICGGNFRARAEAYYGDFWAQDPACYLTDEEITGEKL; encoded by the coding sequence ATGATAGGCATTTCCAAATTGTACTGCGGCGCCGTTGAAGCATCCGACGCCCTGCGTTACAACCGCGAATCCGGGCAGCTGCCGTCCCATTTGCTTCAATTTTCCAAGGACAAGAAGCCCGTCGTGGTCTGGAACATGACCCAGCGGTGCAACCTCAAGTGTGTCCACTGTTACGCCCAAGCCATAGACCCGAGCGGCCACAAGGATCCCATTTCCACGGATCAGGCCAAAGTCATGATCGACGATCTGGCCCAGTTCGGCGCGCCGGTCATGCTGTTCTCCGGCGGCGAGCCCCTGGTCCGCGAGGACCTGGTGGACCTGGCCAAGTACGCCACGTCCAAGGGGATGCGCGCGGTGATTTCCACCAACGGCACGCTCATCACCAAGTCCAAGGCCCGTGAGCTCAAGGAAGTCGGCCTGTCCTACGTGGGCATCTCCATCGACGGCAACGAGGAGGTCCACGACAAGTTCCGCGGCGTCCGGGGTGCCTACAAACAGGCCCTCAAGGGCGTCGAGAACTGTAAGGCCGAGGGTCTCAAGGTCGGCCTCCGCTTCACCATCAACAAGCGCAACGCCGTGGAGATTCCCCACCTGTTCGACCTCATCGAGCAGATGGACATTCCGCGCATCTGTTTCTACCACCTGGTCTATTCCGGCCGTGGTTCCGAGCTTATCAACGAGGACCTGAACCACCAGGAAACCCGTGACGTGGTCAACCTCATCATGGACCGCACCCGCGCCCTGTTCGACAAGGGACTGCCCAAGGAAGTCCTTACCGTTGACAACCACGCCGACGGTCCCCTGGTTTACTACCGCCTGCTCAAGGAAGACCCTGAACGCGCCAAGGAAGTGCTCGAACTGCTCAAGTGGAACGAAGGCAACTCTTCCGGACGCGGCATCGGCTGCATCTCGTGGGACGGCAAGGTCCACGCCGACCAGTTCATGCGCCACCTCACTTTCGGCAACGTCCTGGAACGCCCCTTCTCCGAGATCTGGACCGATCCGAAGATCGAGCTGCTCCAAAAACTCAAGGACAAGCGCCCGCATGTCGGCGGACGTTGCGCAGGCTGCCGGTTCCTGAACATCTGCGGCGGCAACTTCCGCGCCCGCGCCGAAGCCTACTATGGCGACTTCTGGGCCCAGGACCCCGCCTGCTACCTCACCGACGAAGAAATCACCGGCGAAAAGCTGTAA
- the ahbD gene encoding heme b synthase, with amino-acid sequence MSEHPKGHPGSMTGCPPEGHPGGHPHGKMHPGAEHAPKKFLDDGVTPICRLIAWEVTRSCNLACKHCRAEAHPEPYEGELSTDEAKALIDTFPDVGSPIIIFTGGEPMMRADVYELIAYAKGKGLRCVMAPNGTLITPETAQKMKAAGIERCSISIDAPEAVQHDEFRGEVGAFDASMRGIQYLKDAGIEFQINTTVTKNNLHLFKDIFQLCERIGASAWHIFLLVPTGRAVELGTEIISAEEYEDVLNWFYDFRKTTDMQLKATCAPHYHRILRQRAKEDGIPVNFENFGLDAVSRGCLGGVGFCFISHRGQVQPCGYLELDCGNVREIPFPEIWKSSPQFLNLRNPEVYDGKCGHCEYERVCGGCRARAQTMKGHYLKEEPLCSYTPKKKPKA; translated from the coding sequence ATGAGCGAACATCCCAAAGGCCATCCCGGCTCCATGACGGGCTGTCCGCCCGAGGGCCATCCCGGCGGGCATCCCCACGGCAAGATGCATCCCGGCGCGGAACACGCGCCCAAGAAGTTTCTCGACGACGGCGTCACTCCCATCTGCCGCCTGATCGCCTGGGAAGTGACCCGGTCCTGCAACCTCGCCTGCAAGCACTGCCGGGCCGAGGCGCACCCCGAGCCCTACGAGGGCGAACTGTCCACCGACGAAGCCAAGGCGCTCATCGACACCTTCCCGGACGTGGGCTCCCCCATCATCATCTTCACCGGCGGCGAGCCCATGATGCGGGCCGACGTGTACGAGCTGATCGCCTACGCCAAGGGCAAAGGGCTGCGTTGCGTCATGGCCCCCAACGGCACGCTCATCACCCCCGAGACCGCGCAGAAGATGAAGGCGGCGGGCATCGAACGCTGCTCCATCTCCATAGACGCTCCCGAAGCCGTCCAGCACGACGAGTTCCGGGGCGAGGTCGGGGCCTTCGACGCCTCCATGCGCGGCATCCAGTATCTCAAGGACGCGGGTATCGAGTTCCAGATCAACACCACGGTGACCAAGAACAACCTCCATCTGTTCAAGGACATCTTCCAGCTCTGCGAACGGATCGGCGCGTCCGCCTGGCATATCTTCCTGCTCGTGCCCACCGGCCGGGCCGTGGAACTCGGCACCGAGATCATCTCCGCCGAGGAGTACGAGGACGTACTCAACTGGTTCTACGACTTCCGCAAGACCACGGACATGCAACTCAAGGCCACCTGCGCGCCCCACTATCACCGCATCCTGCGCCAGCGCGCCAAGGAAGACGGCATCCCCGTCAACTTCGAGAACTTCGGCCTGGACGCAGTCTCGCGCGGCTGCCTCGGCGGCGTAGGCTTCTGCTTCATCTCCCACCGGGGACAGGTCCAGCCCTGCGGCTACCTGGAACTGGACTGCGGCAACGTCCGCGAAATCCCCTTCCCGGAAATCTGGAAGAGCTCCCCGCAGTTCCTCAACCTGCGCAATCCCGAAGTTTACGACGGCAAGTGCGGCCATTGCGAGTACGAAAGGGTTTGCGGCGGCTGCCGCGCCCGCGCCCAGACCATGAAGGGCCACTACCTGAAAGAGGAGCCCCTGTGCTCCTACACCCCGAAGAAAAAGCCGAAGGCGTAG
- a CDS encoding YIP1 family protein, protein MQITCPECRFTREVDENRIPARSQVATCPKCQTKFKFRDLPEEEFLLEEAEPAARPEPASAPQPPAAPESAVSETSTPEPQAEPAPETYSPPRHEPPTRPEIRADKEREKAFPNLPDPDDDSNDALWQRLHTMTPPDKGRSVQDEPHAEHRYGAEEHRQEQDQEPVPGWTGEFNADFPDPMQEEFMNEDEDEMSMQVPPPFEQLDRYGFFHGLFLTLKLVLLSPRLFFSVMPVGNGLSKPLTFAILVSMIQTVAQYAWGVVGLTPGVDVSGQGFQAVPYDATNGLFELLLTPAFVALSLFAISGFYHVILSLLKVGGKGFEGSFRAVAYAYAPMMTGIIPMFTVEFMAGWMFLYAVWGLALTAIGLKHIHKTGYSKIIPVLLLPLLLGMIMALLMLQGQMATV, encoded by the coding sequence ATGCAGATAACATGTCCCGAATGCAGGTTCACCCGCGAGGTGGACGAGAACAGGATTCCCGCCCGATCCCAGGTGGCGACCTGTCCCAAATGCCAGACCAAGTTCAAATTCCGCGACCTGCCGGAAGAGGAGTTTCTCCTGGAGGAAGCCGAGCCGGCCGCTCGCCCGGAACCTGCCTCCGCCCCCCAACCGCCCGCCGCCCCCGAATCGGCGGTCAGCGAGACTTCCACTCCCGAGCCGCAGGCCGAACCGGCCCCCGAGACCTACAGCCCCCCCCGCCATGAGCCTCCGACACGGCCCGAGATACGCGCCGACAAGGAGCGGGAAAAAGCCTTCCCCAACCTGCCCGACCCGGACGACGACTCCAATGACGCCCTGTGGCAACGGCTGCACACCATGACGCCGCCCGACAAGGGCCGCTCCGTGCAGGACGAGCCCCACGCTGAACACCGCTACGGCGCGGAGGAGCACCGCCAGGAGCAGGATCAGGAACCCGTGCCCGGCTGGACCGGAGAGTTCAATGCGGACTTCCCGGACCCCATGCAGGAAGAATTCATGAACGAGGATGAGGACGAAATGTCCATGCAGGTTCCGCCGCCTTTCGAGCAGTTGGACCGCTACGGATTTTTCCACGGCCTCTTCCTGACCCTCAAGCTGGTCCTGCTCTCGCCGCGCCTGTTCTTCTCGGTCATGCCCGTTGGCAACGGGCTGTCCAAGCCCCTGACCTTCGCCATCCTGGTCTCCATGATCCAGACCGTGGCCCAGTACGCCTGGGGCGTGGTCGGTCTGACGCCCGGCGTGGACGTTTCCGGCCAGGGATTCCAGGCCGTGCCCTACGACGCCACCAACGGGCTGTTCGAGCTCCTGCTCACCCCGGCTTTCGTGGCCCTGTCCCTGTTCGCCATCTCCGGCTTCTACCATGTCATTCTCAGCCTGCTCAAGGTGGGCGGCAAGGGATTCGAGGGCTCATTCAGGGCCGTGGCCTACGCCTACGCCCCCATGATGACCGGCATCATCCCCATGTTCACCGTGGAATTCATGGCGGGCTGGATGTTTCTCTACGCCGTGTGGGGACTGGCTCTCACCGCCATCGGTCTCAAGCACATCCACAAGACCGGCTACAGCAAGATCATCCCGGTCCTTTTGCTGCCTCTTCTGCTGGGCATGATCATGGCCCTGCTCATGCTCCAGGGGCAGATGGCGACCGTATAA